The Oxyura jamaicensis isolate SHBP4307 breed ruddy duck chromosome 5, BPBGC_Ojam_1.0, whole genome shotgun sequence region CCAGCAGGAAAGTGACAGACGGGCAAAGGCAGCGGGCCCAGGCGCTGCTCCTGCTTGGTGCAGCATGGGGGTCCCAGGCAGAGGGCAAACCCAACAGCGCAGTGCCTTTGTATCACGTCCCTCGCTCCAGGGTATGTAAAGCATGTTAGAATACAAGCAAAAGTTTTTATGAAAGCTTGTTAACTTGCTTGTTGTAATCAGGGATGAGAACTATATTGCATGGCCTCTCTATCCcatcaaaacataaaaaacaccaaacatttAATCACCCATTAAATACGCCCCGCAAGCTGCTTGCACACAAGGTACAAGCAGGAATTTTCCATCTGAAGTATTTGAGAGTGATTTCAAATGAATGAACACTACAGATAATTACAATCTATTCCTGaataactcaaaaaaaaaaatcatcaatgAAACTCAGAAAATCAATACTTTATCAGGAAGCTCACTGAGTGGCTTTAAAGATGGGGTTTCATTACCTAGCTTTAGTTTCTTAGCACCTTCTTGGGGTGATGCTATTCTTGTGATTAGCTATATCTTCCCCAGTGATTGGTATTCACATCCTGAGATCATGATGTATATTGCCTGACCCAATGGGAAGGAATGTtagcttcttttttgttttatttttttttatttttccatgaaaacaaGAGGTTATAACACCGCAACCTTGACAGGAAATAAGATCTACTTTCAAGTAAGATAAATTGAAACAGTAGTTAGATAATAGTGTTGGTCTTTGAGAATATACCAACTAGACTATTTCcggattaaaaaagaaaaaaaaaaaataaagtggaaatgTGTGCTCAGAACACAAGGGAAAATCATTCCAGGGTTGTTGCAGTTActtcaaagcaaagaaagaagtaCTGACTcaagaaaaatcaatgttaagattaaatttaacagaaatccaaacaatgttaaaacaaaatacagcctTCTTGCGTACTGACAGCTGTGACTGTGGTTTCTAGCATTTTGTACCATTTGAGCACTGCCAAGACCTGGTGGCTCTTGGAGGTTTTGATGCTGTATTACCACCTAACTCATTACCTGTGCTATGCAATGCCAGGCCAGAAGAGCGCTGGCGTGCCCACGGAGCAGCCCTGGTGCCTGCAGGCTAGAGCTGGGGGCTCAGCGGTTGGAGAAAGCCCGGGAGCTCCTGCCTGGCTTCCACGCGTTTATTACTAGTCCTGCCTGAGCTGGCCCATCTGTCTCCCCAGGGACCTGCTGCACTGATGCCACCCAACTCCAGGCCTAGGAACCGAAATGCAGGGAGGTTTTGGCCATGTCTGCCTTGAGAAGTGCTGCTTCCTGGTGACTTCGGCAGGATATCTGTCATCTTCTGACACCTGCCATACCAGACCTCTCCTTGGCCTCATTCGCATCACAAAGCCAGtccaatttattttatctgcctggttttcaagcttttttttgtgATCTACGATTCTGTGgcaatttctttttacattgtgaaacaaaaatgaaataaagattaaaatctCTCACACCAGCATGTGCTGTTGTTGCTTTGACAGCACTTCTCTGCTATCTCTGATCAGCTAATCTCATGCACGGGTAGAAATGACACTGgaaaaccaaggaaaaacagcagatcATGGCCTTTTTGCACAGCcattgcttttgaaaacctAAGTGAGCTGACCTTTGGGGGTGCCTGGCAGATCTGCTGCATCAGATGAAGCCAAGTGAGGTGTGCCATGACTTATATCCTCTCCCTCGTACTGCGGAGAGGTACGGCCCTGTGGGAGATGCTGCAGGACGCCTCGGGAAAGGCACCACACTGGAAAAAGGAGGGATAAAAATTCCTGCTGAGAAACGTGCCAGAGACCCACGGGCAGCAAAATAGAAGAAGACATGGTAAAAATCCAGCTAGCTGAGCATCCTGCCTCTGGCAGGCTGCGTAAGGTGTATGTGAGAAAGGAGCATGAGAATGGGGACGTCCTTTAGTGACAGGCGGTTGGTGTGCCTGCCTGTCAGCCAGGGGTACGCAGGCAGTGGGGTGtcctgctcctgtccccacaggGCCAGCAGTGAGGGGGACCCccgggggcaggcagcagggctaGATGTGGGCTCGgtgtgctgtttgtttctgttcatCACCTCCAGAGCACCGATGGGTTCCCAGACCCTTGCAGTCACCTCCTTTGCACTTCGTCCCGATTCCAACACCTGTGCCGAGCTGGGAGGAAGCGTTAGCACTATTACAGCTGCACAGTCGCACTAATTACACGATTTCACCACGCACTCCCGGGGCCACCCCCCCCGAGCCAGGCCGCGGCCTGCCGCCCGTGTCCCCGCGGCTCGCCCCGCCCGCCCTCAGCCGGGCACCCGGCGCTGGGAGGCGCCGCCGCGGGCATGGCGGCGCTGGGCGGGCTGGCGGCCGTggcgctgctcctgctgctgctgctgctgctggcggccgGGCTCTACTGCTGCTACGTGAGGCACGTCCACGCCAAGTATGACCACATCCCCGGCGCCCCCCGCGAGAGGTAAGGGCTCAGGAGCCGGGTGGGCGCCCCTGTGtcgtccccgtgtccccgtgttGTCCCGGTGTCCCTGCGGGGGCAGGAGAGAGGCGAGGAGCCccgccggggggcggggggtgaggccggccgggggggctcggggccggcaTCACCCATCTGGGTTCCCGTCACTGGGTTCACGGCACCCGGGCGTCCCCTTAGCCGCACCTCTGGGTGCAGGTGTCCTGACAGCGTGACACCGGGAGACACCCCACCAGCGCTCTCGGACACAAGCAGTCCCACAGGGCCTTATCCCCAGTTTTCAGCCTACTTGTGTCATCAGGGCCAGATGCGATGCTTTGGGCTGTGGTGGATCCTGCCGTGCCTGAACCTGCTTGTCCTGAGGTGCATTTTGAGGTGTGAAGTCACGCCCTAACCTAATGGCAGTAACCCTGTGGCAGCCTTTCTGCCCCTTCTCCAGGATTTGAGGTGTGATCATGGCCATCAGCCTCAGATCCTCCACAGGAAGGTTTCTAGTACTGACGTCTCTATGTGCAAGCTTGTCTGTCCTGTGAGCCCACAGTACTTGATAGCTTTTCAGAAGTATAAATTGTCAGCGACTGTCCAAAACCCCCATTTCAGTACATGTGGCACAAACACTTCCGTTCCTAAATATCCTCGGTAGGAACGATCAAATACCTCCAGCTCTGGTAAGTAATTTGTAAAAAAAGGTGGCACAGGGTGCTGATGTAACCTCCCCAGTGCACAGGTGGTTGTGAGGAGATGGGGCCAGAGTCTTCTTGGAGGTGTGAGGCAAAACAACCTCACCCTCCTGTGCTCAAACGCTGGCACGAGTGGCTGGATGAGTCCCTGAGCAAAGTCATGCAGCTCTGGCCTCCAGCCAGGGACTGGACCGGTCGCCTCCAGAGGTCCTTGCCAACCCAAATGACTCCACGATCTCACGGTGCTAAAATGGGATTCAGCCAAATGTAAACACTTCTCAGACGAGGCTGCAGAAAGGCTGGCTGGCATCCAGCTGCCAGGACCGAACCCAGGTCTCTTGTTGGCAAAGTTGCTCCCAGCCACTCAGTCCACAGCCTGCATCTTTTCACGGTGTTACTGCATCCCACACGACTTTCCCTTCATTCTCGTCtcttacatttaataaaaacttaaGAAAGCCTTGTTTTAGGACGAAGTGCAGGAGGATCTTATCAAAACCTCAGACTTTGTCTCAGCTTTTATGGCTGCGTGATGACAAGATTATGTTAACACCCTTGATTTCCTGGGCTGATGCATTTTATTCGGACTAACACAGCACATCTCTAAATGAGGCTTGTGCACAACAGGCTGAAAAGGCGAGTCATAGTGGCTTTGTGTCGTTTCTGCCGTGTGAATGGCTCCCCTTTAAAGACATAAGGTTGTCTCTTCAAAGGTTTGCTTCTTATTGGAGATCTAATagtaagaaatggaaaaaaggatttctttgtaaatgcatgttttcagaTGGTAATGTCACTTAATTATATAACCCAAACCAAGCCCTTGCTTAGTTTTTTCATGGCATGCAGTAAGAGCAAGGAGTTGTGACTTCTCATTAGCGGATGAATGCTCTTGGCCTGTTGTAGCACCTAACTGAATTGGGTAGTGATGGGACAGAGGACAAAACATCCAGTTTGTCACAACTCCCCAGCCACACAAGGGGAGCCGTGAGTGGGACCTTGTTTCATACGCTGCAGATAGAGTGGTTCCCGGAGCTTTGGCTAACAAAGGACTGTCTTCTTTGgagctttttgtctttttggaGTCCAGTTACAACAGAGGAGTCAAGCAAAGGAAGGATTAAAAGTTTCTGTAGATGTTGGGTAACTTTGTTGAGTGCTTGTTATTTTAAGCACCTACCGGttccaacagaaataaaataagagcctgttttttcccctatagCTTGTTTATACTGAAGAGGATGATAGCATGGCTCTCTGTGTctcaaatggaaaacagatcTCTAGCATAGCTTGCTTGATTTGGAGAGGAGCTTGGCCAAATCTTCCTTCAGATGTGCACAAAGCCTGTGGGAATTCCCTGCTCACATCTGAAGGAAGAAACTGATCTCTGACTTTTGAATACAGCTATTGTATGTGAAGAGTTAAccctttttattcatttatgcGATTTCCATATGAATCAGTGAATCCTTCTGAGTTTTCCTTCAACATTTCATAGTCTCGCTCAGAAAAAAGCCGCCGTGGGTgtgcagccaggcagcactTTGTCCTGCCTCTCTGCACCGATCCCCCTGGCTGCGCAGGGGCACCAAGTTGACCAAGGTCCCCAGCTTATCTGGGTGATGGCTGGGTGCTGGCATCACTGTGTTATTTTTACCTGTCCTTACCAGGAGGAAAACCACAAGCAACACATATTGCGTCTGATGAGCAACAAGAATAAGGATGTATACTGAATAAATGGCACACAGACATGCAGGGCTATAAACAGGGCCACAGAAATGGAGTTGGGTTTACCCTGCTTGTTTCCCTCGGCAAAGAATCTGGAGCgtgtttgtttcatttaaaaacagaacatctACCCAGTGCTAGCGTCATTCCAAAATGTTCTTTGCATCATTAGACCGCAGCAAAACAACAGGGTCTTGGAGCTCACCCCACATCCTTCCACAGCCATCCCTCCCGAAATATCAGTTCTGAGCATTGCAATCCGTACAAACCCCTGTTTTGGCATCCTCCTGACACtcttaacttcattttctgcagctttttacTTGGACATCTGCCAATCTTTTGGAGAATGCTGGAGAAAAAGGAGCTTATACATGATCTTTTCTTGCAGTGGTAAGTTGAGACACACCAGTAAGCTAGGCTTGGGTAGCTTTTGTTATACGAATTGGGAAAACAAGGCACAGAGGCATTGAGTTACATATTTAGCATCCTTCAGAAGGTCAGTAGAATtaccagacagaaaagaaagcattgatCTTTCTCTTAGCAGCATTATTCACTCAAGTCTGCAGTAATTTCAAGTCCGTGCTCCTTTGGCCCCTTGAAATTGTTAGGTTTGAACTGTTAGGTGTTGGTGTTTTGTACcataattctcttttttttcccttttctttctgtaggtCAGAGGAGTATGGACCAGTTATAAGGTTTAATGCTTTTCACAGAGTCTCAGTAATGATTCTGAGTCCTGAAGGAGTAAAGGTactgcagaataaaacagaattggCAGTGGGGATCAGCCCATCCCTCCAAAAAAGAGCGGTGGTGTCTGATGGTTAGGGCAGCAAGGTGCAGCAGCCTGTGCCTTCGGGGAGCGTGGCTCTGGCTGGGTTACAAGGGCGCGGTGGCCTGCACCCTCGGCTgtccagatttattttcttacttaatCAGTTGATTTACTTTGTTACTTTCCTTTAAACTGCAGATAGAGCAAGCATCCAccctttctgaaaagcagactATCTGCAAGAGCATAATAACTCAAAAGAACAAGGCACAACAGGGCTGGATTTCTTCCTCTAAACCTTTGTAATAATCATAGAGGGAGATTCCAGGTCACTGGGCAAAAAGTGCTACAGGCATGCAAAACAAGTTACCAGTGTGGAAACTGGGGAATCGGAGCACACCAAATAATTCATGTAGTTTGTTGCTacaggaggaaaagagcaaaTGTGTGAGtggatttttatgttttgtctGGGAAACAGAGAGCACTCAGCATTCACTGACCTGAGGTTTGATTTTAGGAGTTCTTGATGTCACCGCAGTACCCTAAGGATCGCCTGGTCTATGGTCGTATCTTCAACATGTTCGGTGTAAGGTAGGAAAAATCCATCTGAAGCCATTGTGAtctgaaaataagtgaaagaTGAATGAAGGCACAGAAGTGACACTCGTTTTGAGTCAGGCCATTTGTCTTAGCATTGAGATTAATGACTAATTCCAGACATATTTAAGCAACAGGTATCTACTAAATGATGCtgaatgtgtgtgtgtcaaGTTGAATGTCTTCCTGATCAGGCAGGAGGGTATGTTGGATTTTTTATCTTGATCTTACGTTTTTTCCCCTGTGGATGTTCGGTTAGTTTCAGAATAGGTTGCTGAAGACCATCATATAACTTCTCACTTGAATTTTAGAGCTCTAAATGCCTGGAGTTTCCAGCTCCTAAGCAAAATGGTAGAAAAGGGGAGTTTTCTGTTATCTTgatgcttctgaaaacagaataattcagttattatgttaattatttgcACAACAGTTGTTTTGGGAAACCTGTGTAATGAGCCAGCATCCCCTGTTGCACTCAGCAGTCCGCACATACCAGGCAAAACATAGCTGCAATTCCGTTGTTGTCCACAACGATGAAAGGATTGTGTACTTGCAGCAACAATGTACTCTGCacacaggaaaaatagaagaaagtaGATGTGGAAGAGTTCTCTTTGTGACTTGGCAGGCTTGGGCTGCCTCCCCTTCTGATAACTGTTCCTTCCCTTGGTTTCCTAAATGCTAGATTTCTGGGGAATGGCTTGGTAACTGATCGCAACTACGAGCATTGGCACAAGCAGCGGAAGGTGATGGATCCAGCTTTCAGCCGAACGTAAGGCAAACATTTCTGGGGTGATCGATCTGTTGTTTCTACTGTATTTTCATGAGTCTCACTGTTGTTAATCCATTTTTTGatgtttagaaaaagaaaacccatttattctcaaaattgtattttacattGACTGTAACACATCGTTCCCTTGACAAGTACAATGGGACCGGATTTTTCCTGTGGGAGTGACACCCATACAAACTCAGTGATGGCAGGAAGGTCCCAGGAATGCAGTGATGGCTGCTTTATCCCATTTGAAAACAGACCTCAGCTATGTGAAGTGAGCAAGCCTAATCATTCACCTGTCTGAGTGACTCCCTGTGGGAGACAGAGCTTGATTAATACGTTGGGGCTTGGTCTGGTTTGCTTGTGAGTGCCTGTATGAAGTAGACACATTGCATTTAGGGTCTGAAGATTTGTCCATCTGCCTCGACATGCCCAGGCCAAAGCCCTTTGCCATGGCTGCTGTTGTTTACGTGGTAGGATAGAGCTGGGCTGCTACAAGAGGAATTTAGctcattttatgtttgtttttttaaagtagtaaggcaaatttgttataaatttaaggttaaaacaatataaattaaaacaataatataatcaaatataataatataataaatacaattaaaacaatataaattaaaataaattctttataattttctgtggaaaacaatAAGATAATTTTGCCTGAGCAAAGATGTCCTCCGCAGAGCCCCCATCACTCATCTTTATTAATTGTTCAGCTACCTGATTGGCCTGATGgaaacttttaatgaaaaagcagaggagCTGATGGAGAAGCTAGAggaaaaggcagatggaaagaaagagtTTAGCATGCTGACGATGATGAGCCGGGTGACTTTGGATGTCATTGCAAAGGTACCAGCTGTCTGCTTTCTTGCTTCCTTCGCAATTAGCAGGAAGGAATGGCAGTAACAGGATCAGGAGCTGGAGCCAGGGAAACAGATCTCTACCCAGAAAGGCCCGAAGAATTGAGGCAGTAGATGAGGTACTTCCATTCAGACTGAGACATAGGAAGGGGCAGTTAGAGAAGGGTTTATGTCGTGTaagtgtggccagcagcatGCTGCACAGGGGGCCCTTCGCAAAAACCCTTACAGCCTCGTGACTCCCCTCCCTCCAGACAAAAGAGGCACACTGCTATTTGTTGCGTGTTGTGTTAATATATGTCAGCATGAAGTCTGCCTGACAccagctcttcctttctttatgtGAAACATGAATTGAGAGTAATTTTAATTCCCCCAAATAAGGAGGAAGCCTAATATAGCTATCACCCTTCCCTCCCAGGCTCCTGCAGGGCAGAACCTACCCTGAGGCATTTTTCTGGTAAAAGACAGTCAGCATGAGGCAATCCTGCTGTTTCATCCCAGCCATGCTGAGCCAGGAGGATTAGGAAGTggctccctttttctttccctctcctcagGTAGCCTTTGGCTTGGAGTTGAATGCGCTGAGTGATGACCAGACACCGTTCCCACATGCTGTGACCATGATTATGAAGGGAATGACTGAGATGCGCATCCCCTTTGTGGAGGTCTGTGTGCTCCCCACGTCAGTCCTCTCTCATGTCCAGTTGGAGCCTCTGCCTCTGTATGGGGCTGGGGTTGTGTGTGGTCCATACGTGACAGGAAAAACATCAGCAGCAGttcttttcctccaaaatgCATTGAGATAAAATTAATTAGCACTTTAAAACACTTGCAAAATTAATAGTATTATTTAACgctttgtttctgtctttctgccttctcctctcccccgCATGTGTGCCCCCCTCTTCTCATCTCCTTTTATACTTTCACACCCATCACTGAAAAAATTGGAATGTCCTTGTCGTTTGTCCAAGAAGTACTTCAGCCTTTACTCAAGGTGAAAGAAATTTGAACTTTATTAccataaaaaagtattttgggcTAATATTCATGTACTAAGAAATTATGGATGAAATCTGAAATGGTTAAGTTAAATTCCACCGCTTCTCAAGAAAGCTGTAGTTCAGACTTCTAGAGCTCCTGTGTTCCCTTTTGGGTCCAAAGGTTGGATCCTGTGCCACGTGCTACAGTTTCTTTCCTTGGGGAGGTGAGGAATTTTGCTCATGGTGCTTAACATGCTATCTCTGATAAGGCAGGACGTCAGCATGCACAGattgaaatatttctcattttagcCCAAACGCTTCACTCTGGGGACATTCACTTTTTTCCATGGACAGCACAcacatttgttaaaatagaaatgagtgctcacttgaaaaataacaatGGCGTTGTTTTTACcagcaaaaggaataaaatgactAAATAAATTCTGCATTCAGTATAtgccaggaaaacagaaaatgataaaGGAGGCCCGGGAGAGCCTGAGGCTGCTGCGGCGCATGGGAAAGGAGTGCATTGACCAGAGGAGGGAAGCCATCCAGAGTGGGAAGGAAGACACGTTAGATATTCTTACGCAGATACTGAAAGGAGATGGTAGGAAACTCATTGCTCTTTGAGTTAATTTGTCTGTGGCATGCTTTTCCTGAGATTTGGGAAGATTTATTTTGGGGATGTGAACTTTGAGACTCAGTCCTCCTTTAATGACTTCAGAAACGTGTATTTTTTCACACTGGAGAGTTGTACTAGgacttgttttgaaaattccttgttttgtgaTTTTGGATCAAGTACTGGTCACAGGTCCCCACCGAGTAGTCCTCTCAGCATTCCCTCCCAGTTCCACGTCCGAAGAAATGCTCAAAGCGGAGCAGAGTGCCCTGACTCTTCCAGCTGGGGTACAGGGTCATTTTCTAATCTcactcatttttctgtcttgacAGCTTTGGAGGAAACTAGAGATGATGAAAACATTCTGGATAACTTTGTCACTTTCTTTGTTGCGGGTTAGTAGCTACTTTAAAAGTTGTATATGAAATGTGGGAAGCTGTACTCAGTCTTGGGCTGCCTATGAGAGCTTCGTTCCCTCCTGATGCTGCTGTGACCAGGAGTCACTTCGCTGGAAGACAGCACCATTATACTGATTTAAGACCAGCTGAGCAAAGTCTGAAAAGAACTCTTCATTTCCTCATAGGCAAATTAAGTTTTATCCTTGTTCTGTTATACCAGCACAGCAAAAAAAGCCAGGGTGGTGGTGCCGGGaacagccctgcctgctggggtgCAAGCAGGGGTCTTCACATCACATCACCTCACCTCACACACAAGTGAACACCATTCTTGCCCTCAGGGCATTAATTAATGCCAGGTAGGAGAGGGCACTGCCAAGGCCATCAGGAGAAGCAGAGGCCAAGGTGGTACATGGGGTAAAGAACGCAGAAAGTTTGATCTGGCAAGTCAGTAGGATTTAGGTGACCTCATGGGATTGGGTCAGATACTGTTCTTTtgtaaaaaagacatttttcaacaAATACATCTTTAAACAAGTCTGTTTTCTATAGCACTTTAAAACAGAACATATGCATATccataaaaaaatccacataaaaaaaaatccacataaagcaaacatttcaaagaaagacTGTTAGAAGCTCAGTTTTTCCTCAAAACCAGTAAATCCTTGCTTCTCAACAGGACTATGTGTCCAATAATATGACGAGGTAAATACTGAATCTCCCTGGCCTCTGCTGAGCATTAGTGCTGACCCTC contains the following coding sequences:
- the LOC118168145 gene encoding cholesterol 24-hydroxylase, which gives rise to MAALGGLAAVALLLLLLLLLAAGLYCCYVRHVHAKYDHIPGAPRESFLLGHLPIFWRMLEKKELIHDLFLQWSEEYGPVIRFNAFHRVSVMILSPEGVKEFLMSPQYPKDRLVYGRIFNMFGVRFLGNGLVTDRNYEHWHKQRKVMDPAFSRTYLIGLMETFNEKAEELMEKLEEKADGKKEFSMLTMMSRVTLDVIAKVAFGLELNALSDDQTPFPHAVTMIMKGMTEMRIPFVEYMPGKQKMIKEARESLRLLRRMGKECIDQRREAIQSGKEDTLDILTQILKGDALEETRDDENILDNFVTFFVAGHETTANQLSFTVMALAQHPEITERVQAEVDEVLGAKRDINYEDLGKLKYLSQVLKESLRLYPPVPGTVRWTEKENVIEGVRIPANTTVIFSTYIMGRMERYFEDPLTFNPDRFSKDAPKPYYSYFPFSLGPRSCIGQVFAQMEAKVVMAKLLQRFEFQLVPGQSFKLLDSGTIRPLDGVMCKLKPRSLPKGFQA